The genomic region CTGTACCTTTAAAGGTAGGATCATTTCCGTGATCTGCAGTGAAAATAATAATATCGTTTGGTTTAAGTGCATTTAATATTTCTGGTATTTTTTTATCCATTTCCTCTAAAGCTTTTCTATATCCAGCTGCGTCTCTCCTATGTCCATATTCAGAGTCAAAGTCGACTAAATTTGTAAAAATTATCCCTTTGTTACCTTTATTCAAGTATTCGATAGTTTTTTCTATACCTTCTATATTATTTTTAGTTTTTGCATACTCAGTAATACCTTTTCCATTGAAAATATCATTAATTTTTCCAACAGCAATAACATCAAGTCCACTATTCTTAACTGTATCTAAAACTGTTTCACCGAATGGATCTAATGAATAGTCCTTTCTATTAGGAGTTCTTACAAACTCCCCTGGTTTACCTACAAAAGGACGAGCAATGATTCTGGCTACTGCTACATCTCCCATCATTAGTTCTCTTGCTTTTTTGCAGAAATCATATAATTGCTCCAATGGAATAACTTCTTCATGGGCAGCTATTTGAAATACACTATCTGCAGATGTGTAAACTATAGGGTGCCCTGTTTTCATATGTTCTTCTCCGAGTTCATCAAGTATGGCTGTACCTGATGCTGGTTTATTACCAAGTATCTTTCTACCAATCATCTCTTCATATTTTTCAATTATATGTATTGGAAAACCTTCAGGGAAAGTATTAAATGGTTGCGTTAAATGCAATCCCGATAATTCCCAATGGCCAGTTGTAGTATCCTTCCCATTAGAAACTTCATCAGACTTACCAAAGGCACCTAGAGGAGTAACTATGGGTTCTAGTCCTTTAATACCGATATTCCCCAAGCCTAAAGATAACAAATTAGGTAATTCTATTCCACCTTCTTGCTCTATAATATTACCTAAAGTATTTGCTCCAACATCTCCAAAATCTTTAGCATCAGGAAGTTCCCCTATTCCTACGCTATCCATAATAAATAAAACAACTCTATTCGTCATATTTAACCCTCCTATATAAAATTATTATACCCTATATATAATGCACTAATAAAAATATTAATATTTGTTATATCATTAAAATAGGACCTGTTTTTCAGGCCCTAGGATGGGTTTTATTATATACATCTTTAATTTTATTTTGTGATAAATGGGTGTATATTTGAGTAGTAGATATATCAGAGTGTCCTAACATCTCCTGGACTGATTTTAAATCCGCACCATTCTG from Serpentinicella alkaliphila harbors:
- a CDS encoding phosphopentomutase, whose translation is MTNRVVLFIMDSVGIGELPDAKDFGDVGANTLGNIIEQEGGIELPNLLSLGLGNIGIKGLEPIVTPLGAFGKSDEVSNGKDTTTGHWELSGLHLTQPFNTFPEGFPIHIIEKYEEMIGRKILGNKPASGTAILDELGEEHMKTGHPIVYTSADSVFQIAAHEEVIPLEQLYDFCKKARELMMGDVAVARIIARPFVGKPGEFVRTPNRKDYSLDPFGETVLDTVKNSGLDVIAVGKINDIFNGKGITEYAKTKNNIEGIEKTIEYLNKGNKGIIFTNLVDFDSEYGHRRDAAGYRKALEEMDKKIPEILNALKPNDIIIFTADHGNDPTFKGTDHTREYIPILIYGQNIKAGANIGVRKSFADIAATIADLLNVTWTGKGESFKNLIIK